The Pseudomonas extremaustralis genome contains a region encoding:
- a CDS encoding ABC transporter substrate-binding protein has protein sequence MKFTAKTLLACSCMTACMTLSAVALGAQTLTIATVNNSDMIRMQKLSKTFEAEHPEIKLNWVVLEENVLRQRLTTDIATQGGQFDVLTIGMYEAALWGAKGWLEPMKDLPASYDLDDVFPSVRDGLSVKGSLYALPFYAESSITYYRTDLFKDAGLSMPEHPTWTQIGEFAAKLTDKSKEQYGLCLRGKAGWGENMALITTLANGYGARWFDEKWQAQFDGPEWKDALNFYVDNMKKSGPPGASSNGFNENLALFNSGKCAIWVDASVAGSFVTDKTQSKVADHVGFTFAPHEKTDKGTSWLYSWSLAIPTSSKAKDAAKVFTSWATSKEYSALVAKTDGIANVPPGTRKSTYSDEYMKAAPFAKVTLESLKVADPTKPTLKPVPYIGIQLVTIPEFQAIGTQVGKFFAGALTGQQTVDQALAAAQTTTEREMKRAGYPK, from the coding sequence ATGAAGTTCACAGCAAAAACTCTGCTTGCCTGTTCTTGCATGACTGCATGCATGACCCTCAGCGCCGTCGCCCTGGGTGCGCAAACCCTGACCATTGCCACTGTCAACAACAGCGACATGATCCGCATGCAAAAGCTCTCGAAAACCTTCGAAGCCGAGCATCCAGAGATCAAGCTGAACTGGGTGGTTCTCGAAGAAAACGTGCTGCGCCAACGCCTGACCACCGACATCGCCACCCAGGGCGGGCAGTTCGACGTATTGACCATCGGCATGTACGAAGCCGCACTCTGGGGTGCCAAGGGCTGGCTGGAACCGATGAAGGACTTGCCGGCGTCCTACGACCTTGATGACGTTTTTCCTTCGGTACGTGATGGCCTGTCCGTCAAGGGTTCGCTGTACGCCCTGCCGTTCTATGCCGAAAGCTCGATCACCTATTACCGCACCGACCTGTTCAAGGACGCCGGGCTGAGCATGCCCGAGCACCCGACCTGGACGCAGATCGGCGAATTCGCCGCCAAACTCACCGACAAGAGCAAAGAGCAGTACGGCCTGTGCCTGCGCGGCAAAGCCGGTTGGGGTGAAAACATGGCACTGATCACCACCCTGGCCAACGGCTATGGCGCACGCTGGTTCGATGAGAAATGGCAAGCGCAATTCGACGGCCCCGAATGGAAGGACGCGCTGAACTTCTACGTCGACAACATGAAGAAGTCCGGCCCACCGGGCGCCTCGAGCAACGGTTTCAACGAAAACCTCGCGCTGTTCAATAGCGGCAAGTGCGCGATCTGGGTCGATGCCAGCGTCGCCGGCTCGTTCGTGACCGACAAGACCCAGAGCAAAGTGGCTGACCATGTCGGCTTCACGTTCGCACCGCACGAGAAAACCGACAAAGGCACCTCGTGGCTGTACTCCTGGAGCCTGGCGATCCCCACCAGCTCCAAGGCCAAGGACGCCGCCAAGGTCTTCACCAGTTGGGCCACGTCCAAGGAATACAGCGCATTGGTCGCCAAGACCGACGGCATCGCCAACGTCCCGCCAGGAACGCGCAAGTCGACCTACAGCGACGAGTACATGAAGGCCGCACCGTTCGCCAAGGTGACTCTGGAATCACTGAAAGTCGCGGACCCGACCAAACCAACCCTCAAGCCGGTGCCGTATATCGGCATCCAGTTGGTGACCATTCCTGAGTTCCAGGCCATCGGGACCCAGGTCGGCAAGTTCTTCGCCGGCGCATTGACCGGTCAGCAAACGGTGGATCAAGCCTTGGCCGCCGCGCAGACCACCACCGAGCGCGAAATGAAGCGGGCCGGTTACCCCAAGTAA
- a CDS encoding carbohydrate ABC transporter permease, producing the protein MNTPAKSRLANPGWFLVSPSVALLLLWMIVPLGMTLYFSLIRYNLLYPGENQFVGLENFTYFITDSGFLPGATNTLLLVGSVLLISVVFGVLISALLEASEFFGRGLVRVLLISPFFIMPTVGALIWKNLIFHPVSGILAALWKLFGAEPVDWLAHYPLLSIIIIVSWQWLPFAILLLMTAMQSLDQEQKEAARLDGAGAIAIFWHLTLPHLARPIAVVVMIETIFLLSVFAEIFTTTNGGPGYASTNLAYLIYNQALVQFDVGMASAGGLIAVVIANIAAIILVRMIGKNLTDKP; encoded by the coding sequence ATGAATACACCCGCCAAAAGCCGCCTGGCCAACCCCGGCTGGTTTCTCGTCAGCCCCTCGGTGGCCCTGCTGCTGCTGTGGATGATCGTGCCGCTGGGCATGACCCTGTACTTTTCGCTGATCCGCTACAACCTGCTCTACCCCGGTGAAAACCAGTTCGTGGGGCTGGAGAACTTCACCTACTTCATCACCGATTCGGGTTTCCTGCCCGGCGCCACCAATACCCTGTTGCTGGTGGGCAGCGTGCTGTTGATCAGCGTGGTGTTCGGCGTGCTGATCAGTGCCTTGCTGGAGGCCAGTGAATTCTTCGGTCGCGGCCTGGTGCGGGTGTTGCTGATTTCGCCGTTCTTCATCATGCCCACCGTTGGGGCGCTGATCTGGAAGAACCTGATTTTCCACCCGGTGTCGGGGATTCTCGCCGCCCTTTGGAAGCTGTTCGGTGCCGAGCCGGTGGACTGGCTGGCGCACTACCCGTTGCTGTCGATCATCATCATTGTCTCGTGGCAATGGCTGCCCTTCGCGATCCTGCTGCTGATGACCGCCATGCAGTCCCTCGACCAGGAACAAAAGGAAGCCGCGCGCCTGGACGGTGCCGGCGCCATCGCGATCTTCTGGCACCTGACCCTGCCCCACCTGGCGCGCCCGATTGCCGTGGTGGTGATGATCGAAACCATCTTCCTGCTCTCGGTGTTCGCCGAAATCTTCACCACCACCAACGGCGGCCCCGGCTACGCCTCGACCAACCTCGCCTACCTGATCTACAACCAGGCGCTGGTGCAGTTCGACGTGGGCATGGCCTCGGCCGGCGGCTTGATTGCCGTGGTCATCGCCAATATCGCGGCGATCATCCTGGTGCGGATGATCGGCAAAAACCTGACTGACAAGCCTTGA
- a CDS encoding carbohydrate ABC transporter permease: protein MTLQQSRRLQSLLLGTLAWAIAILIFFPIFWMVLTSFKTEIDAFATPPQFIFTPTLENYLHINERSNYFSYAWNSVVISFSATALCLLISVPAAYSMAFYETQRTKGTLLWMLSTKMLPPVGVLMPIYLLAKSFGLLDTRIALIIIYTLINLPIVVWMVYTYFKDIPKDILEAARLDGATLWQEMVRVLLPIAKGGLASTVLLSLILCWNEAFWSLNLTSSNAAPLTALIASYSSPEGLFWAKLSAVSTLACAPILIFGWISQKQLVRGLSFGAVK, encoded by the coding sequence ATGACGCTTCAACAATCCCGCCGCCTGCAGAGCCTGTTGCTCGGCACCCTGGCCTGGGCCATCGCGATCCTGATCTTCTTCCCGATCTTCTGGATGGTGCTGACCAGCTTCAAGACCGAAATCGACGCATTCGCCACGCCGCCGCAGTTCATCTTCACGCCGACGCTGGAGAACTACCTGCACATCAACGAGCGCAGCAACTACTTCAGCTATGCGTGGAACTCGGTGGTGATTTCGTTCAGCGCCACTGCCTTGTGCCTACTGATCTCGGTGCCGGCCGCCTACTCCATGGCCTTCTATGAAACCCAACGCACCAAGGGCACGCTGCTGTGGATGTTGTCGACCAAAATGCTGCCGCCGGTGGGCGTGCTGATGCCGATCTACCTGCTGGCCAAGAGCTTCGGCCTGCTGGATACGCGCATCGCGCTGATCATCATCTACACCCTGATCAACCTGCCGATCGTGGTGTGGATGGTGTACACCTACTTCAAAGACATCCCCAAGGACATCCTTGAAGCCGCCCGCCTGGACGGCGCCACCCTGTGGCAGGAAATGGTCCGCGTGCTGCTGCCGATCGCCAAGGGCGGCCTGGCCTCCACCGTGCTGCTGTCGCTGATCCTGTGCTGGAACGAAGCGTTCTGGTCGCTGAACCTGACCTCGTCGAATGCCGCGCCATTGACCGCGCTGATCGCCTCCTACTCCAGCCCCGAAGGCTTGTTCTGGGCCAAATTGTCGGCCGTCTCGACCCTCGCCTGCGCGCCGATCCTGATCTTTGGCTGGATCAGCCAGAAACAGCTGGTGCGCGGTTTGTCCTTCGGTGCCGTTAAATAA
- a CDS encoding ABC transporter ATP-binding protein, which produces MANLKIKNLQKGFEGFSIIKGIDLEVNDKEFVVFVGPSGCGKSTLLRLIAGLEEVSEGTIELDGRDITEVTPAKRDLAMVFQTYALYPHMSVRKNMSFALDLAGVDKKQVESKVNEAARILELGPLLERKPKQLSGGQRQRVAIGRAIVRNPKIFLFDEPLSNLDAALRVQMRLELARLHKELQATMIYVTHDQVEAMTLADKVVVLNSGRIEQVGSPLELYHQPANLFVAGFLGTPKMGFLKGKVTRVEGQSCEVQLDAGTLISLPLSGAGLSVGSAVTLGIRPEHLEIAAPGQTTLTVTADVGERLGSDTFCHVITANDEPLTMRIRGDMASQYGETLHLHLDPAHCHLFDTDGVAVARPLRAAA; this is translated from the coding sequence ATGGCCAACCTGAAAATCAAGAATCTGCAAAAAGGCTTCGAAGGCTTTTCCATCATCAAGGGCATCGACCTGGAAGTGAACGACAAGGAATTCGTGGTCTTCGTCGGCCCGTCGGGCTGCGGTAAATCCACCCTGCTGCGCCTGATCGCGGGCCTTGAAGAAGTCAGCGAAGGCACCATCGAGCTGGATGGCCGTGACATCACCGAAGTGACCCCGGCCAAGCGCGACCTGGCCATGGTGTTCCAGACCTATGCGCTGTACCCGCACATGAGCGTGCGCAAGAACATGTCGTTTGCCCTCGACCTGGCCGGCGTCGACAAAAAGCAGGTGGAGAGCAAAGTCAACGAAGCGGCACGCATCCTCGAACTGGGCCCGCTGCTGGAGCGCAAGCCCAAGCAGCTCTCCGGCGGTCAACGCCAACGCGTGGCCATCGGCCGGGCGATTGTGCGCAACCCGAAGATCTTCCTGTTCGACGAACCGCTGTCCAACCTCGATGCCGCCCTGCGCGTGCAGATGCGCCTTGAGTTGGCGCGCCTGCATAAAGAGCTGCAAGCGACGATGATTTACGTGACCCACGACCAGGTCGAAGCCATGACCCTGGCCGACAAAGTCGTGGTGCTCAACAGCGGCCGCATCGAGCAGGTCGGCTCGCCGCTGGAGCTGTATCACCAGCCGGCCAACCTGTTTGTCGCGGGTTTTCTCGGCACGCCGAAGATGGGTTTCCTCAAGGGCAAGGTCACGCGAGTCGAGGGCCAGAGCTGCGAGGTGCAACTGGACGCCGGCACCCTGATCAGCCTGCCCCTCAGTGGCGCCGGCTTGAGCGTGGGCAGCGCGGTGACCCTGGGCATTCGCCCGGAGCACCTGGAGATCGCCGCACCGGGCCAGACCACCCTGACCGTCACCGCCGACGTCGGCGAGCGCCTGGGCAGCGACACCTTCTGCCACGTCATCACTGCCAATGACGAGCCGCTGACCATGCGAATCCGTGGCGACATGGCCAGCCAGTATGGCGAGACGCTGCACCTGCATCTGGACCCGGCGCATTGCCATCTGTTCGACACCGACGGCGTGGCCGTGGCCCGTCCACTGCGCGCTGCCGCCTGA
- a CDS encoding mannitol dehydrogenase family protein produces the protein MKLNKHNLTQLAPQVKIPAYAIADTRQGIAHIGVGGFHRAHQAYYTDALMNTGEGLDWSICGVGLRAEDRKARDDLAGQDYLFTLYELGDTDDTEVRVIGSISDMLLAEDGAQALIDKLASPAIRIVSLTITEGGYCIDDSNGEFMAHLPQIQHDLAHPNTPKTVFGFICAALTRRRAAGTPAFTVMSCDNLPHNGGVTRKALLAFAALHDAELRDWIAANVSFPNAMVDRITPMTSTAHRLQLHDEHGIDDAWPVVCEPFVQWVLEDRFVNGRPAWEKVGVQFTDDVTPYEEMKIGLLNGSHLALTYLGFLKGYRFVHETMNDPLFVAYMRAYMDLDVTPNLAPVPGIDLTEYKQTLVDRFSNQAIADQLERVCSDGSSKFPKFTVPTINRLIADGRETERAALVVAAWALYLKGVDENGVSYKIPDPRAEFCQGLVSDDGLISQRLLGVEEIFGTAIPNSPAFVAAFERCFASLRDHGVTKTLQRLLKKPV, from the coding sequence ATGAAACTGAATAAACACAACCTCACCCAATTGGCGCCGCAAGTGAAAATCCCGGCCTACGCGATTGCCGATACCCGCCAGGGCATCGCCCATATCGGTGTCGGCGGTTTCCACCGCGCGCATCAGGCGTATTACACCGATGCGCTGATGAATACCGGCGAAGGCCTGGACTGGAGCATCTGCGGCGTCGGCCTGCGTGCCGAGGATCGCAAGGCCCGCGACGACCTGGCCGGCCAGGACTACCTGTTCACCCTGTATGAACTGGGCGACACCGACGACACCGAAGTGCGCGTGATCGGCTCGATCAGCGACATGCTGCTGGCCGAAGACGGCGCCCAGGCGCTGATCGACAAACTGGCCAGCCCGGCCATTCGCATCGTGTCGCTGACCATCACCGAAGGCGGCTACTGCATCGACGACAGCAACGGCGAGTTCATGGCCCATCTGCCGCAGATCCAGCATGACCTGGCACACCCGAACACACCAAAAACCGTGTTCGGCTTTATCTGCGCCGCGCTGACCAGACGCCGGGCCGCCGGCACCCCGGCGTTTACCGTGATGTCCTGCGATAACCTGCCCCACAACGGCGGCGTGACCCGCAAGGCGCTGCTGGCCTTCGCCGCCCTGCACGATGCCGAGCTGCGCGACTGGATCGCGGCCAATGTGAGCTTCCCGAATGCCATGGTCGACCGCATCACGCCGATGACCAGCACCGCCCACCGCCTGCAACTGCACGACGAACACGGCATCGACGACGCATGGCCAGTGGTGTGCGAGCCCTTTGTGCAATGGGTACTGGAAGACCGGTTCGTCAACGGTCGCCCGGCTTGGGAAAAGGTCGGCGTGCAGTTCACCGATGACGTGACGCCCTATGAAGAAATGAAGATCGGCCTGCTCAATGGCAGCCACCTGGCCCTGACGTACCTGGGGTTTCTCAAGGGCTATCGGTTTGTCCACGAGACCATGAACGATCCGCTGTTCGTGGCCTACATGCGCGCCTACATGGACCTGGACGTCACGCCGAACCTGGCGCCGGTGCCGGGCATCGACCTGACCGAATACAAACAGACCCTGGTGGATCGCTTCTCCAACCAGGCAATTGCCGACCAGTTGGAGCGCGTGTGCTCCGATGGCTCGTCGAAGTTTCCCAAGTTCACCGTGCCGACCATCAACCGCTTGATTGCCGATGGCCGCGAGACCGAGCGTGCCGCGCTGGTGGTGGCCGCGTGGGCGTTGTATTTGAAGGGAGTCGATGAGAATGGCGTGAGCTATAAGATCCCCGACCCGCGCGCCGAGTTCTGCCAAGGACTGGTGAGTGACGATGGCTTGATCAGCCAGCGCCTGCTGGGGGTGGAGGAGATTTTCGGCACGGCTATTCCCAACTCGCCAGCGTTTGTGGCAGCGTTCGAGCGGTGTTTTGCCAGCTTGCGCGACCACGGCGTCACAAAAACACTGCAACGACTCCTGAAGAAACCGGTTTAA
- the xylB gene encoding xylulokinase, protein MTQPNLFLGIDCGTQGTKAIVLDASSGKVLGLGAAAHTLISGANGRREQHPQEWLDAFTAATHRALQQAGVDGQAILGIGVSGQQHGLVLLDDQGQVLRPAKLWCDTETAPENERLLAHLGGERGSLERLGVAIAPGYTVSKLLWTREQHPQVFARIAHILLPHDYLNYWLTGRAVAEYGDASGTGYFNVRSREWDTALLQHIDPSGRLRAAVPELIEADQPVGTILPAIAERLGINPAAIVASGGGDNMMGAIGTGNIAPGVITMSLGSSGTVYAFAEQPNVSPQASVATFCSSSGGWLPLICTMNLTNATGVIRELFELDLAAFNALVEQAPIGADGVSMLPFLNGERVPALPHATGSVHGLTMTNLTRANLCRAVVEGTTFGLRYGLDLLRQTGLQSQSIRLIGGGSKSPVWRQMVADIMNTEVICTEQSEAAALGAAIQAAWCQSGESLASLCTKCVSVDPASRTLPVPASVRAYQQAYERYQQHVATL, encoded by the coding sequence ATGACCCAGCCAAACCTGTTCCTCGGCATCGACTGCGGCACCCAGGGCACCAAGGCCATCGTCCTCGACGCGTCCAGCGGCAAAGTGCTGGGCCTGGGCGCCGCCGCACACACATTGATCAGCGGCGCCAATGGCCGGCGCGAGCAGCATCCCCAGGAGTGGCTGGACGCCTTTACCGCAGCCACCCATCGAGCCTTGCAACAGGCCGGCGTGGACGGCCAGGCGATCCTCGGCATCGGCGTTTCCGGCCAGCAGCACGGCCTGGTATTGCTGGATGACCAGGGCCAGGTGCTGCGCCCGGCCAAGCTGTGGTGCGACACCGAAACGGCGCCGGAAAACGAGCGCCTGCTGGCCCATCTGGGCGGCGAGCGCGGATCGCTGGAACGCCTCGGCGTGGCGATTGCGCCGGGCTACACCGTGTCCAAGCTGCTCTGGACCCGCGAGCAGCACCCCCAGGTGTTCGCGCGCATCGCCCATATCCTGCTGCCCCACGACTACCTCAACTACTGGCTCACCGGGCGGGCCGTCGCCGAATACGGCGATGCCTCCGGCACCGGTTACTTCAACGTGCGCAGCCGCGAATGGGACACGGCGCTGCTCCAGCACATCGACCCCAGCGGTCGCCTGCGCGCCGCCGTGCCTGAGCTGATCGAAGCCGACCAGCCCGTGGGCACGATCCTGCCGGCCATCGCCGAGCGCCTGGGCATCAACCCTGCGGCCATCGTCGCCAGCGGCGGCGGCGACAACATGATGGGCGCCATCGGCACCGGCAATATCGCCCCCGGCGTGATCACCATGAGCCTGGGTTCGTCGGGCACCGTGTATGCGTTCGCCGAGCAGCCCAACGTCAGTCCCCAGGCATCGGTGGCGACCTTCTGTTCCTCCAGCGGCGGCTGGCTACCGTTGATCTGCACCATGAACCTGACCAACGCCACCGGGGTGATTCGCGAGCTGTTCGAGCTGGACCTGGCCGCCTTCAACGCCCTGGTCGAACAGGCGCCGATCGGTGCCGACGGCGTGAGCATGCTGCCGTTCCTCAACGGCGAACGCGTGCCAGCCCTGCCCCACGCCACCGGCAGTGTGCACGGCCTGACCATGACCAACCTGACCCGCGCCAACCTGTGCCGCGCCGTAGTCGAAGGCACCACCTTCGGCCTGCGCTACGGCCTCGATCTACTGCGCCAGACCGGCCTGCAAAGCCAGAGCATCCGCTTGATCGGCGGTGGCTCGAAAAGCCCGGTGTGGCGGCAGATGGTCGCGGATATCATGAACACCGAAGTCATCTGCACCGAACAAAGCGAAGCCGCAGCCCTGGGCGCGGCGATCCAGGCCGCGTGGTGCCAGTCCGGCGAGTCATTGGCCAGCCTGTGCACCAAATGCGTGAGCGTCGACCCGGCCAGCCGTACCCTGCCGGTGCCGGCCAGCGTCCGCGCCTATCAACAGGCTTACGAGCGCTATCAACAGCACGTGGCAACCCTTTAA
- a CDS encoding carbohydrate kinase family protein, with product MYLVCGEALFDFFSEDEAGGQASRVNYKAIAGGSPFNVAVGLRRLGIEAGLFGGLSTDFLGRRLLQVLKDEGVSQRFLVEFAAPTTLAMVAVGTDGSPQYSFRGEGCADRQLLVDHLPVLGDDVRGLHIGSFSLVVQPIGDTLLNLVKRESGKRLISLDPNVRLNPQPDIQLWRARVAELVKYADLIKVSDEDLHLLYPNQSPESVLQGWLQHRCQLVFLTRGGDGASVFSRQHGTWSAPAVKVVMADTVGAGDTFQAALIAWLTEQRLDSVAGLQQLSRAQIDTMLGFAIRAAALTCTKTGPDLPYRAQLG from the coding sequence ATGTATCTGGTGTGTGGTGAAGCGCTGTTTGATTTTTTCAGCGAGGACGAGGCTGGCGGGCAGGCTTCCAGGGTCAATTACAAGGCGATTGCCGGCGGTTCGCCGTTCAACGTCGCGGTAGGATTGCGCCGCCTGGGCATCGAGGCCGGCCTGTTCGGCGGCCTGTCCACCGACTTCCTCGGCCGCCGCTTGTTGCAGGTGCTCAAGGATGAAGGCGTCAGCCAACGCTTTCTGGTGGAGTTCGCCGCGCCGACCACCCTGGCGATGGTCGCCGTGGGCACCGATGGCTCGCCGCAATACAGCTTTCGCGGCGAAGGCTGCGCTGACCGGCAACTGCTAGTCGACCATCTGCCGGTACTCGGCGACGACGTGCGCGGGCTGCATATCGGCTCGTTCTCCCTGGTGGTGCAACCGATCGGCGACACCTTGCTGAACCTGGTCAAGCGCGAAAGCGGCAAGCGCCTGATCAGCCTCGACCCCAATGTGCGCCTGAACCCACAGCCGGATATCCAATTGTGGCGCGCGCGCGTCGCCGAGCTGGTCAAGTATGCCGACCTGATCAAAGTCAGCGATGAGGACCTGCACCTGCTCTACCCCAACCAGTCACCGGAAAGCGTGTTGCAGGGCTGGCTACAGCACCGTTGCCAATTAGTGTTCCTCACCCGTGGCGGCGATGGCGCCAGCGTGTTCAGTCGCCAGCATGGCACCTGGTCCGCACCGGCCGTGAAGGTGGTGATGGCCGACACCGTCGGTGCCGGCGATACCTTCCAGGCCGCGCTGATCGCCTGGTTGACCGAACAGCGACTGGACTCGGTAGCAGGCCTGCAACAGCTCAGCCGCGCGCAGATCGACACAATGCTCGGCTTCGCCATCCGCGCGGCCGCATTGACCTGCACCAAGACCGGACCGGACCTGCCATATCGCGCGCAACTGGGCTGA
- a CDS encoding DUF2790 domain-containing protein → MKLRTLMLGGALALAAVSGLAQADDQGTTTKPVPYHYGMPMNIAKVLAMNEPATNDCKVVKADIKFVNTSGNVQDVSYRKLSEACSFQN, encoded by the coding sequence ATGAAACTGCGCACTTTAATGCTGGGCGGCGCACTGGCACTGGCAGCGGTGTCGGGCCTGGCTCAAGCCGACGACCAAGGCACTACAACCAAACCGGTGCCTTACCATTACGGCATGCCCATGAATATCGCCAAAGTCCTGGCCATGAACGAACCCGCGACCAACGACTGCAAAGTGGTCAAGGCGGATATCAAGTTCGTGAACACATCCGGCAACGTACAAGACGTGAGCTATCGGAAACTGTCCGAAGCCTGCAGCTTTCAGAATTGA
- a CDS encoding DUF1652 domain-containing protein — protein MLSELELRSIIEGSFLPKRCECTKAEDASLTIKVYDDRDRDRVDLEVKGIKADTLDSSRAICNLITGLREDLKHAHAPVLQRAAGRTRDW, from the coding sequence ATGCTTTCGGAATTAGAACTTCGCAGCATCATTGAAGGAAGTTTTCTGCCCAAACGGTGCGAGTGCACCAAAGCCGAAGATGCTTCGCTGACGATCAAGGTCTATGACGACCGCGACCGTGACCGGGTGGATTTGGAAGTCAAAGGCATAAAAGCTGACACGCTCGACAGCAGTCGAGCCATTTGCAATTTGATTACCGGATTGCGTGAAGATCTCAAGCATGCCCATGCGCCGGTCCTGCAAAGAGCAGCAGGGCGGACTCGCGACTGGTAG
- the ilvA gene encoding threonine ammonia-lyase, biosynthetic produces the protein MSTCTAPHTADTGLLEHYVKKILAAPVYDLAVRTPLQAAPALSALLGNQVLLKREDLQPTFSFKIRGAYNKLVQLTPEQKARGVITASAGNHAQGVALAARELGIKARIVMPSTTPDLKVHGVCSRGAEAVLHGQNFPSALAHALQLVETSGCTFVPPFDDPDVIAGQGTVAMEILRQQQGPLDAIFVPVGGGGLIAGIAAYVKYLRPQVRIVGVESQGSSCLLAAMRAGERVVLPSVDGFADGTAVAQVGAYGFEICRDWVDEVITVSNDELCSAIKLIYDDTRSITEPSGALAVAGVRKYVAHHGVQGQTLVAVNSGANINFDSLRYVAERVVAQSAL, from the coding sequence ATGAGCACCTGCACCGCGCCTCACACCGCCGACACGGGACTGCTTGAGCACTACGTGAAAAAGATTCTCGCCGCGCCGGTCTACGACCTGGCGGTGCGTACGCCGTTGCAAGCCGCGCCGGCGCTGTCGGCGTTGCTGGGCAACCAGGTGTTGCTCAAGCGTGAAGACCTGCAACCGACCTTTTCCTTCAAGATTCGCGGCGCCTACAACAAGCTGGTGCAACTGACGCCCGAGCAGAAAGCCCGGGGGGTGATCACCGCCTCGGCGGGTAACCATGCCCAGGGCGTGGCGCTGGCGGCGCGGGAGCTGGGGATCAAGGCGCGGATCGTCATGCCCAGCACCACGCCGGACTTGAAGGTGCACGGCGTGTGTTCCCGCGGGGCCGAAGCGGTCCTGCACGGGCAGAATTTTCCGTCCGCCTTGGCCCACGCGCTGCAGTTGGTCGAGACCAGCGGGTGCACCTTCGTACCGCCTTTCGATGACCCCGACGTGATCGCCGGCCAAGGCACCGTGGCCATGGAGATCCTGCGCCAGCAGCAGGGGCCGCTGGACGCGATCTTCGTACCGGTGGGCGGTGGCGGCCTGATCGCCGGGATTGCGGCTTACGTCAAGTACCTGCGCCCGCAGGTGCGCATCGTCGGCGTCGAGTCCCAGGGTTCCAGTTGCCTGTTGGCAGCCATGCGTGCTGGCGAGCGCGTGGTGCTGCCCAGCGTCGATGGCTTCGCCGATGGCACTGCGGTCGCGCAAGTCGGTGCCTATGGGTTTGAAATCTGCCGGGATTGGGTCGATGAGGTGATCACGGTCAGCAACGATGAACTGTGCAGTGCAATCAAGTTGATCTACGACGATACGCGTTCCATCACCGAGCCTTCCGGTGCATTGGCGGTAGCGGGTGTTCGCAAGTACGTGGCCCATCATGGTGTGCAGGGGCAGACACTGGTGGCGGTGAATTCCGGGGCCAATATCAACTTCGATAGTTTGCGATATGTTGCAGAAAGAGTGGTTGCGCAAAGTGCGCTTTAA
- a CDS encoding ParD-like family protein, whose protein sequence is MGIVKITDQLHEQLRLASAAMDRSINAQAEFWIKIGLLAELNPSLPYNELINKLLLDKPDLIRGRH, encoded by the coding sequence ATGGGCATCGTCAAGATCACCGACCAATTACACGAACAACTGCGCCTGGCCAGCGCGGCCATGGACCGCTCCATCAACGCCCAGGCCGAGTTCTGGATCAAGATCGGCCTGCTCGCCGAGCTTAACCCCAGCCTGCCCTACAACGAACTGATCAACAAACTGTTGCTCGACAAACCCGACCTGATCCGGGGGCGCCATTGA
- the map gene encoding type I methionyl aminopeptidase, producing MIKTAAQLAVMRESGRLLAQVFSMLDGFVAAGRSTLELDSAVEAFIRNDLNARPASLGQYDYPFSINTSINEVVCHGMPSAKDVLKDGDIVNIDITLEKGGFIADSSKMYMIGTVAPKARRLVEMTFEAMWAGIRQVKPGARLGDIGHAIQSHAQANGYSVVREYCGHGIGRQMHEEPQILHFGRPGTGMELREGMVFTIEPMLNQGSAKVRSLKDGWTVVTKDNSLSAQWEHTVAVTADGFEVLTLQHQTGE from the coding sequence ATGATCAAGACCGCCGCTCAACTGGCTGTGATGCGTGAGTCCGGGCGTCTGCTGGCCCAGGTGTTCAGCATGCTCGACGGTTTTGTCGCCGCCGGCCGCTCCACCCTGGAGCTGGACAGTGCCGTCGAAGCGTTCATCCGCAACGACCTCAACGCCCGCCCGGCCAGTCTCGGACAATACGACTACCCCTTCTCCATCAATACCTCGATCAACGAGGTGGTGTGCCATGGCATGCCGAGTGCCAAGGATGTGCTCAAGGACGGCGACATCGTCAACATCGACATCACCCTGGAAAAAGGCGGCTTTATCGCCGATTCCAGCAAGATGTACATGATCGGCACTGTTGCGCCCAAAGCCCGGCGCCTGGTGGAAATGACCTTCGAGGCGATGTGGGCCGGCATCCGCCAGGTCAAGCCCGGCGCGCGCCTGGGGGATATCGGCCATGCGATCCAGAGCCATGCGCAGGCCAACGGCTACAGCGTGGTGCGCGAATACTGCGGCCATGGCATCGGCCGGCAGATGCACGAGGAACCGCAGATCCTGCACTTCGGCCGCCCCGGCACCGGCATGGAATTGCGCGAAGGCATGGTCTTCACCATCGAACCGATGCTCAACCAGGGCAGCGCCAAAGTGCGCAGCCTCAAGGACGGCTGGACGGTGGTGACCAAGGACAACAGCCTGTCGGCGCAGTGGGAACACACGGTCGCGGTAACGGCGGATGGATTTGAAGTACTGACCTTGCAACACCAGACCGGCGAATAA